DNA from Solanum stenotomum isolate F172 chromosome 3, ASM1918654v1, whole genome shotgun sequence:
acaattcactcggaatacaaaGAGGTGCACACAAGTATTAACGTAACACCTGTGTCTCACAAATTCTCCTCCTACACACGATTTTTATGAAGCTCTAAAACCACATTGTGAATGCTACCAAATTAGAAGGAATGAACCTTTTCTAGCCAAATATGGAGAATTTTGTGCTTACCTTATCTTTGTCATCTCCATTTTAGCTGACTTAGTGTGAAAAACATGGTGTAGTGTTGGTGCCAATTTTCAACTATCCACTCTTCACATAAGGTAGTGGTTCTCACTATCATTTAAACCAATATGTGCATCACATGGTAGGCCCTTGTATTCACAGGTGTCAGattagaaagagaaaaatgacCTTAGCCTAAAAGATATTTCATGATATTGGTCAATGTCTTAATGGTAAAGCACATGTCATATGCTATATAGAAAAGCCATATTAGCTGACCTAATTTAATCATTAATAGTAGATATAGTCATTTTTTCTTTGTCTATTACTCTCcgtatttcaatttgtttgttttactttcTTGTTTAGTTTGTTTCAAAGAATAAGTCTCTTtacacatgacatgtttaagatctAAGGATTAAAAAACATTCTGATATATTCAATACCTAACTGTTTAAATAAACTATGATACAAGGTTTCTTGACAAGGCTGCAATAGTAACACCAGAAGACCAAATCAAGTCAGATGGATCAGTAGTAAATCCATGGAACCTATGCAGTGTGCAGCAAGTGCAAgaagctaaatgtgttataagAGTAATTCCTATTTGGGCTGCAGCAATTATATATCATGTTGCAATAGTTGAGCAGCAACAATTTGTTGTCTACCAAGCTCTTCAATCAAACAGACATCTTGGCACCAGCAACTTCCAAATTCCAGCAGCAACTTACACTATTTTCTCCATGTTAAGTCTCACTCTCTGGATACCCATATATGACCGTATAGTCGTGCCATTACTCCGAAGAATCACTGGAAAAGAAGGTGGCATAACGATCCTTCAAAGAATGGGATTTGGCATATTCCTCACTGTTCTATCATCCCTCGTATCTGCATTCATCGAGAAACGAAGGAGAAACCTAGTTTTCACAAATCCAGCATTAGGGCTACATTCAGAAAGAGGATTAGTTTCTTCCATGTCAGCTTTATGGTTGGTTCCTCAGTTATCCTTAGCAGGACTTGCAGAGGCATTTTGCGCAATTGGACAAGTGGAGTTCTACTACAAACAGTTCCCGGAAAATATGAGAAGCATAGCAGGGTCTTTCCTCTTCTTGGGAATGGCTGCTTCAAGTTACTTGAACAGTTTATTGATCTATATTGTACACAACACAACAGGAAAGGCGAAAACAGGCAATTGGCTACCGGAAGACCTTAACAAGGGGAAATTGGATTACTTCTATTTCTTGATTACAGCGCTGGGAATCATGAATGTTGTCTATTTCATAATATGTGCTAGGTGGTACAAGTACAAGGGAAGTGGTGACACCAGCTCCGTAGAATTGGAAATGGAAAGGAAAAACGTCGAGAAACACTTTGTTTGACATTTATATTAAGGATTAAACCAAATGATCGAATAGTATCTTATACCAATTTTTAGCAGCCATTTCACATTTGGGTTGAAAGAAGTTGTAATAGGAAAGTTAAAACGAAATAGCCTGAAATTCGCGCTCCCTCCTTAAATGGGAAGATGAAGTGTATCGACTATCAAAGTCATATTAATAGTATTAGCAGCAGCTTTTTAGCCATAACTCATTTGGAATTCTCCAACtgatatattatttatgaaataatttcTCAAAGTACTCACTTTTTGTTTCACCTTCTAATGATAAAAGTTTAGTTTACTGTAAGCACTTATTATTCTTTACAAGTCATATTTAAGCATATGTTTATACACATTTCAAGTATTCAAGATCAAGAATTGTTTTCTTCATGGCTACAAATTGATGTGATGAATATATCAAACTCACATTCAAGATTAAACTTTGAGCccttgaaaattaaaatacaaatgaatcaaactcaagaaagaGCTATCTAATCTATGAGCCAATATGTAAGAAAAGACAAGATGATATAAACTAATTTCTTAGATGGTTACTCAACTTATaacttttatttcaaaaagttgATCAATTTTAGTTTCTAACACAAAAGTCATTCAAATAATGATAGTTATCTCGTCAAACAACTTTGATTTGTAAGAGAAAAGTCAATCAGCTATTGTTATTTCTTTCACCTGTAAAGTCGATCAACTATATATTATCATTTCATCTACAAAATCACTCAACCAATTATCTTGATGATATTTCCAATTTATATTGTTGACGTGAAagttttttaaggaaaaaaagaagggaTTCATTCTGGTAAAATAAAAGGAGAATCATTAtgatgattaattaattaaaacaaatagccttttatttttaatactctggCTTGAAAAAATTTCCACTTCAGTAGTATCAGCCAAAAATATCGCTTGAATTGGGCGCTGAGTGACTTTGTAAGTGAAATGACAATAATTGAgcgattttttttatttacaaaaataaaattgagttaCTTTTTAAGATAATTAACATTTGTTGAatgattttcttaaataattgtccatagttgagtgacttttatttttttttaaataaaattaaatgactttttgaaataataatccTTAGAAACTCTAGAGAATGTACCATACATTAATTGTACTTTGGAATTTAATATTGTACAACTTGTtagtactatatattttttttcaattacgAAACTTATTACTTGCGTCAAGAATAtttcttcttcacttcttcactcgaatatatatataacttccTCACCATCTCACAAAACTCCCTGcaataagaagaaattaaatggTAAGTTACCTCGTTTTCAATTCTAAGATTATAAGTTTGAGTCATTAAAAAAGCAAATAGACTAACGGCCACGGGTAATCCCCCACAAGCATCATGTCACCCTCATCATCCCTGTACACCAGTTGCCATTTGATTCGAGGGCTAAGTTCTCCCTTGATATCAAATATCTCTTCAACTACACTGATAAGTTCATCATAACCTCTTAATACAGTCAAGTCAACCGATCGTCCAACAGCAACCCCTTGCATATGCACCTAATTCACATAATCATTGTATGGTAAGTAAGCTCAATATCTTAAAGTACCGCGTTAATAAATCGTATATCTTTATATtctcttttataaataaatatttgtaattatatgTTACATTATTTCTAACCAACTATTATTAATATAATCACTTCACCTTGTATGGACAATCTTTTTATTCGAGCATGAatcatttttgtaaaatttagaATAATGGATCTTTACACTTATGAGTCAAGTTTTTCATTTGAAGTtctacttttttgaaaaaattgagatttgaaatgaaattgaagatgaaaatttcataaacaaatgctaattaatttcaaatcaaaactTGAAATTGAGGTCTCAAATCCTATGTCATAAACAAGTATTCCCTCTGACTCAATTTATGTGGCGTTTCAAGATTTAAACAATGTCAATttccaacaaacaaaaaaatcatcataTACACATAAGAAGAATTGCAACTATTCGTGTAAGttttaaatgttcaaaatataattcaatctggctttacactttagtcaaaCAAACTAAAGACATTTTGTGCACCTTAAAGAGAGAGTATAACTAACATAAAACCATTTTGTGTACCTTAATGCGACTTCTTGAAGAAGTGAAGTCGTTGGGTAATTGGACTCGTTCCTTTGCTTTTGAAACATTAATCTGGTCCTTGTCAATTTGTTTATAACTAATCCTGGAACATGCACTTGATACAGATACAGATACAGACACACTCAAATCATCATTACTACAACCTACAGCAGCTGCCGCCCACTGGTGCGGCTGCTGCTGTTGGTCGTCTGAACTCGTCGAAGGCGACGAGGCAATGTTGGGATCTGACAACAAGCTTTGTGAAACATCAGAAGTCGGGTAGATTATTGCATCAGTATTTGAATGAAAAGAATCCTCTTCTTCCATTATTTTATCCATACATAACTCGTCCTTTCAGTTTTTCCCTTAAATAAATTGTTGGAGAAGATTTCTCCAAAAATTACATCTCTCAACTCTCGAATTAAAAATGACAAATGAATTGAccaccctttttttttctttctaaatggTAGGATGGATGAACGCCAGTTGGctattcagtttttttttttaaggactCTGATGCAGTAGTTAGTAGGGGTGTATAAAACCCAACTGAAAATCGAACCAAAttgcaaatcgagtcaaatcgaaaaaaaaacttgactagtggtttggtattgaaagaaaaaatccgactatatttggattggtttggtttttaactaaaaaaaaaaacaacccaaaaccaaaccaacctgacattatatatgtaattttaaaattttattttatacataaaaatatttactttgatataattttaaaatatttcttatattatttcatagtttttatcttttaatatattatttcaagtttaaaacttagaattcagaattgtccaataaagattatagttcatagatgttgataattataataaaacttaaatcaaaatcaaattaatactaataca
Protein-coding regions in this window:
- the LOC125860471 gene encoding auxin response factor 11-like, encoding MDKIMEEEDSFHSNTDAIIYPTSDVSQSLLSDPNIASSPSTSSDDQQQQPHQWAAAAVGCSNDDLSVSVSVSVSSACSRISYKQIDKDQINVSKAKERVQLPNDFTSSRSRIKVHMQGVAVGRSVDLTVLRGYDELISVVEEIFDIKGELSPRIKWQLVYRDDEGDMMLVGDYPWPEFCEMVRKLYIYSSEEVKKKYS
- the LOC125860469 gene encoding protein NRT1/ PTR FAMILY 2.11-like → MEKKTASFRDDDSEKEPEINYRGVKAMPFIIGNETFEKLGAIGTLSNLLIYLTSVFNLKHISAVTLINVFNGTTNFATLLGAFLSDTYFGRYKTLGFSSITSFLGLFVIALTAVFKKLHPPHCESKDISQCIGPTGWQMAFLLSGFGLLIIGAAGIRPCNLAFGADQFNPNTESGKRGINSFFNWYFFTLTFAQMVSVTLVVYVQSDISWSIGLAIPAIFMLISCFLFFGGTKIYVKVKPEGSPLTSIAQVLVVSIKKRRLKLPDQPWKSLFNYTPLKSINSKLPYTHQFRFLDKAAIVTPEDQIKSDGSVVNPWNLCSVQQVQEAKCVIRVIPIWAAAIIYHVAIVEQQQFVVYQALQSNRHLGTSNFQIPAATYTIFSMLSLTLWIPIYDRIVVPLLRRITGKEGGITILQRMGFGIFLTVLSSLVSAFIEKRRRNLVFTNPALGLHSERGLVSSMSALWLVPQLSLAGLAEAFCAIGQVEFYYKQFPENMRSIAGSFLFLGMAASSYLNSLLIYIVHNTTGKAKTGNWLPEDLNKGKLDYFYFLITALGIMNVVYFIICARWYKYKGSGDTSSVELEMERKNVEKHFV